A portion of the Segatella copri DSM 18205 genome contains these proteins:
- a CDS encoding aldose epimerase family protein, producing MNTEPANKCGLKREDFQTTVNGKKTDLFVLRNKQGNEVAVTNYGGAVVAIMMPDKDGNYANLIQGHDNIQDVINSPEPFLSVLIGRYGNRIKEGKFILHGKEYHLACNDGPNHLHGGPTGFHTKVWDATRMSDSAVVLKYTSPYGEEGFTGELTVWVAYTLTDDNEFVIKYQATTNKTTICNLTHHAFFSIQGIANPTPTVDNIICEVNANYYLPIDKYSIPTGEILKVEGTPFDFRTPKPIGQDINADNEQIKNGQGYDHNYVLNKTEEGELSFAARIKDPVSCRTMEVYTTEPGLQMYTGNFLAGISGQFGATFPRRSAVCFEAQKFPDTPNHTYFPSCRLNPGETYTQKTIYKFGIDK from the coding sequence ATGAATACAGAACCAGCAAATAAGTGTGGTTTGAAAAGAGAAGATTTTCAGACCACAGTGAATGGCAAGAAGACTGATCTCTTCGTGTTAAGAAACAAGCAAGGCAACGAAGTTGCAGTGACTAACTATGGTGGAGCAGTCGTAGCCATCATGATGCCTGACAAGGATGGCAACTATGCCAACCTCATCCAAGGCCATGACAACATACAGGACGTCATCAACTCACCAGAGCCATTCTTGAGTGTGCTCATCGGTCGTTATGGCAACCGTATTAAAGAAGGCAAGTTCATACTTCACGGCAAGGAGTATCATTTGGCATGCAACGATGGTCCCAACCACCTGCATGGTGGACCTACAGGTTTCCACACCAAAGTTTGGGATGCAACCCGCATGAGTGATAGCGCTGTCGTATTGAAATACACAAGCCCTTATGGTGAAGAAGGCTTCACTGGTGAATTGACAGTTTGGGTAGCTTACACATTGACCGACGACAATGAGTTCGTTATCAAGTATCAGGCTACAACCAACAAGACAACCATCTGCAACCTGACACACCACGCTTTCTTCTCAATCCAGGGTATTGCTAATCCTACCCCAACAGTTGACAATATCATCTGTGAGGTGAACGCAAACTACTATCTCCCTATCGATAAGTATTCTATCCCTACAGGTGAGATTTTGAAGGTTGAGGGCACACCATTCGATTTCCGTACACCAAAGCCAATTGGTCAGGACATCAATGCAGACAACGAGCAGATCAAGAATGGTCAGGGTTATGACCACAACTATGTATTGAACAAGACAGAAGAAGGTGAGTTGAGTTTCGCTGCCCGTATAAAAGACCCTGTAAGCTGCCGTACCATGGAGGTTTATACCACAGAACCAGGTTTGCAGATGTACACAGGTAATTTCCTTGCAGGTATCTCAGGACAGTTTGGTGCAACATTCCCACGTCGCAGTGCAGTCTGCTTCGAGGCACAGAAGTTCCCAGACACTCCAAATCACACCTATTTCCCAAGTTGCAGATTAAATCCGGGTGAAACATACACCCAGAAGACAATCTATAAGTTTGGAATTGACAAATAA
- a CDS encoding carbon starvation CstA family protein: MVSFVISLVALVLGYLLYGKFVAHVFGPDDRPTPAVTKADGVDFMVLSSWKIFMIQFLNIAGTGPIFGAIMGAWYGPVAYLWIIFGCIFAGAMHDYMSGMLSIRNGGAGLPELVGKYLGGRTKKVMLVFSVLLLMMVGAVFVYSPAIIMSGICNTDAYWGSQMFWIVVIFVYYVIATLLPIDKIIGKVYPLFAFSLLFMAGALMIGLFVKWPSLPELWSNLQSFNLNENPAWLGTESFVQKSPIFPCLFITIACGAISGFHATQSPLMARCMKNEKMGRPIFYGAMITEGIVALIWATVSMYFFYYGGWRECVSPEVAQQFIAQFDGGKSLIQNFDAPTVVKIVCSSWLGVAGGILALLGVVAAPITSGDTALRSARLIIAEFIGLEQRSMRKRLYICVPLFALTVGILVWQMENPDGFNIIWQYFGWANQTLSVFTLWTLTVYLVQQKKPFVMTLVPALFMTVICSTFLLISPTALALGESLAYTGSVIILVIALVWFLGWYRSYQKKQ; this comes from the coding sequence ATGGTCAGTTTCGTTATTAGTTTGGTCGCCCTTGTATTGGGTTACCTTCTTTATGGAAAGTTTGTGGCGCATGTGTTCGGACCTGATGACCGCCCTACGCCTGCAGTGACCAAAGCCGATGGGGTCGACTTTATGGTACTGTCTAGTTGGAAAATCTTCATGATTCAGTTCCTCAACATTGCAGGAACGGGTCCTATCTTCGGTGCTATTATGGGTGCCTGGTACGGACCGGTGGCTTATCTGTGGATTATCTTCGGATGTATCTTTGCAGGAGCCATGCATGATTACATGAGCGGTATGCTCAGTATCCGTAACGGTGGAGCTGGTTTGCCGGAATTGGTAGGTAAGTATTTGGGTGGACGCACCAAGAAAGTGATGTTGGTCTTTTCGGTACTTTTGCTGATGATGGTGGGAGCTGTGTTTGTATACAGTCCGGCTATCATTATGAGTGGCATTTGCAATACGGATGCATACTGGGGCAGCCAGATGTTTTGGATAGTGGTGATTTTCGTTTATTACGTCATTGCTACATTACTGCCTATCGATAAGATTATCGGTAAGGTTTATCCGCTTTTTGCCTTCTCGCTTCTCTTTATGGCGGGTGCTCTGATGATAGGTCTCTTTGTGAAATGGCCTTCATTGCCTGAACTCTGGAGCAATTTGCAGAGTTTCAATCTCAATGAGAATCCGGCTTGGTTGGGAACGGAGTCTTTTGTACAGAAGAGTCCGATTTTCCCTTGCCTCTTTATCACGATAGCCTGTGGTGCCATCAGTGGTTTCCATGCTACGCAGAGTCCGCTCATGGCCCGATGCATGAAGAATGAGAAGATGGGTCGCCCTATTTTCTATGGAGCTATGATTACAGAAGGTATTGTTGCCTTGATATGGGCTACGGTTTCCATGTATTTCTTCTATTATGGTGGATGGCGTGAATGCGTAAGTCCGGAGGTGGCTCAGCAGTTTATCGCTCAGTTTGATGGCGGCAAGTCGCTTATCCAGAACTTCGATGCGCCTACCGTTGTGAAGATAGTATGTTCCAGCTGGTTGGGTGTGGCTGGTGGAATCCTGGCTCTGCTGGGTGTTGTTGCAGCGCCTATTACCAGTGGCGATACGGCTTTGAGAAGTGCCCGTCTGATTATCGCCGAGTTTATCGGTTTGGAGCAGCGCTCTATGCGCAAGCGTCTTTATATCTGCGTTCCGTTGTTTGCTCTTACGGTGGGCATTCTGGTTTGGCAGATGGAGAATCCTGATGGTTTCAATATCATCTGGCAGTATTTCGGCTGGGCTAACCAGACGCTTTCTGTGTTCACTCTCTGGACATTGACGGTTTATCTGGTACAGCAGAAGAAGCCTTTTGTGATGACGCTGGTTCCTGCCTTGTTTATGACCGTGATATGTTCAACCTTCCTGCTCATTTCGCCAACAGCTTTGGCTTTGGGTGAGAGCCTGGCTTATACGGGCAGTGTCATCATTCTGGTGATTGCCTTGGTATGGTTCCTGGGTTGGTATCGCAGTTATCAGAAGAAACAATAG
- a CDS encoding nucleotide exchange factor GrpE yields MSKEKEINIEDGNVQETVQNENNEQTTQNENTEENQNTDNKAEEGDNNTDAADKKAEEVDPLTKAQQEVEELKKQLLYKTAEFENYRKRTLKEKAELILNGGEKTVAAILPILDDFERAIADKSEDPKVIKEGVQMIFNKFVKTLEGLGVKKIETNDKDFDVDFHEAIAMVPGMGDDKKGKIIDCVQTGYTMNDKVIRHAKVAVGQ; encoded by the coding sequence ATGTCAAAAGAAAAAGAAATCAATATAGAGGACGGAAACGTTCAGGAGACTGTTCAGAATGAAAATAATGAGCAGACAACTCAAAATGAAAATACTGAGGAAAATCAGAATACTGACAACAAGGCAGAAGAAGGTGACAACAATACAGACGCTGCTGACAAGAAGGCAGAAGAGGTTGATCCTTTAACAAAAGCACAGCAAGAGGTAGAGGAACTCAAGAAACAGTTGCTCTATAAGACTGCTGAGTTTGAGAATTACCGTAAGCGTACCCTCAAAGAGAAAGCAGAACTGATTTTGAATGGTGGCGAGAAGACTGTAGCTGCTATTCTGCCTATTCTCGATGACTTTGAGCGCGCCATCGCTGACAAGAGCGAAGATCCTAAGGTTATCAAGGAAGGTGTCCAGATGATTTTCAACAAGTTCGTAAAGACACTCGAAGGTCTTGGCGTAAAGAAGATTGAAACCAACGACAAGGATTTCGATGTAGATTTCCACGAGGCTATTGCTATGGTTCCGGGAATGGGCGATGACAAGAAGGGAAAGATTATTGACTGCGTCCAGACAGGTTATACGATGAACGACAAGGTAATTCGCCATGCCAAAGTAGCTGTAGGTCAGTAA
- the dnaJ gene encoding molecular chaperone DnaJ has protein sequence MAKRDYYEVLGVDKSASEDEIKKAYRKIAIKYHPDRNPGNKEAEEKFKEAAEAYEVLHDAQKRQQYDQFGFNGPQGGFGGFGGGASMDMNDIFSMFGDIFGGHGGFSGFGGGGFGGGSQKRVYQGGDLRVRVKLTLQEAATGVTKRFKIRKDVTCSACHGTGCEGGAQPETCPECHGSGYVLKTVRSMFGMMQTQAACTKCGGEGTIIKNKCKECGGDGIVKGEELVEINIPAGVDNDMVVTVEGKGNQGKHNGLYGNLQVMVSVEKNDDFERVGQDLYHNLVLDFATATLGGEVEVPTLDGKTKIKIEPGTQPGKQIRLRGKGMPAIKGYGYGRGDIIVNITVFIPTSLTKGEKDLVVKFKECDNFKADNAEKKSLFESFKNLFKK, from the coding sequence ATGGCTAAGAGAGACTATTATGAGGTGCTGGGCGTAGACAAGTCGGCATCAGAAGACGAAATAAAGAAGGCTTATCGAAAGATAGCCATCAAGTATCATCCAGACCGCAACCCTGGCAACAAAGAGGCGGAAGAGAAATTCAAGGAAGCTGCCGAAGCTTACGAAGTTCTCCACGATGCCCAGAAGCGCCAGCAGTATGACCAGTTTGGTTTCAACGGCCCACAAGGTGGATTCGGCGGATTCGGCGGTGGTGCCAGCATGGACATGAACGACATCTTCTCTATGTTTGGAGATATCTTTGGCGGACACGGCGGATTCAGCGGCTTTGGTGGCGGCGGATTCGGTGGCGGTTCACAGAAGCGGGTTTACCAGGGTGGCGACCTTCGCGTAAGAGTAAAACTGACTCTCCAAGAGGCAGCAACAGGTGTTACCAAGCGCTTCAAGATTCGCAAGGATGTAACTTGCTCTGCATGTCACGGAACAGGTTGCGAAGGTGGTGCCCAGCCAGAAACATGTCCGGAATGTCATGGAAGCGGCTATGTCTTAAAGACGGTGCGCAGCATGTTCGGCATGATGCAAACTCAGGCTGCATGTACAAAGTGTGGCGGTGAGGGAACTATCATCAAGAACAAATGTAAGGAATGCGGTGGCGACGGAATCGTGAAGGGCGAGGAACTCGTAGAAATCAATATTCCTGCAGGTGTCGACAACGATATGGTTGTTACCGTTGAAGGAAAGGGTAACCAAGGCAAGCACAATGGTCTCTACGGAAACCTACAGGTAATGGTAAGCGTAGAAAAGAACGATGATTTCGAGCGTGTTGGTCAGGACTTATACCATAATCTTGTTCTTGACTTTGCAACTGCCACTTTGGGTGGCGAGGTAGAAGTCCCTACCTTGGATGGTAAGACAAAGATTAAAATAGAACCAGGCACACAACCAGGCAAACAGATCCGTTTGCGTGGCAAAGGTATGCCGGCTATTAAGGGATATGGTTATGGCCGTGGTGATATTATCGTCAATATTACCGTTTTCATCCCTACCTCTCTGACCAAAGGAGAAAAGGATCTTGTTGTGAAATTCAAGGAATGCGATAATTTCAAAGCAGATAATGCAGAGAAGAAATCTCTCTTTGAAAGTTTCAAGAATCTCTTTAAAAAATAA
- a CDS encoding ABC-F family ATP-binding cassette domain-containing protein has product MITVQNLAIQFGKRVLYKDVNLKFTHGNIYGIIGANGAGKSTFLRAISGDLEPNKGSVEMGPGERLSVLEQDHFKYDDFRVMDTVLMGHQPLWENMKERERLYAKPEMTEEDGNLAAELELKFAEMNGWEAESNAAQLLQNLGVKEDRHDKLVGELSNTEKVRVMLAKALFGNPDNLLLDEPTNDLDLDTVEWLEDYLSNIEQTVLVVSHDRHFLDAVSTQTVDIDFGKITMFAGNYSFWYESSQLALRQAQNQKMKAEEKKKQLEEFIRRFSANVAKSKQTTSRKKMLEKLNVEEIRPSSRKYPGIIFQMDREPGNQILEVEGLKACDEDGTVLFDNVNFNIEKGEKVVFLSHNPKAMTALFEIINGNRKADAGDYKWGVTITTAYLPLDNTEFFQSDKNLVDWLSQYGPGNEVAMKGYLGRMLFSGEEVLKKVNVLSGGEKMRCMIARMQLQNANCLILDTPTNHLDLESIQAFNNNLVGFKGNILFSSHDHEFINTVANRIIELTPSGTIDKLMSYDEYIYDDAIKEQKAKMYGF; this is encoded by the coding sequence ATGATTACAGTACAAAATCTTGCGATCCAATTCGGAAAGAGAGTGCTTTACAAGGATGTAAACCTCAAGTTCACTCATGGTAATATTTATGGTATCATCGGTGCTAACGGCGCCGGAAAATCTACTTTCCTCCGCGCTATCAGCGGCGACCTTGAACCAAACAAGGGTTCAGTGGAAATGGGACCAGGCGAGCGACTTTCTGTCTTGGAACAGGACCACTTCAAATATGACGATTTCCGCGTGATGGATACCGTTCTGATGGGCCATCAGCCATTATGGGAAAACATGAAGGAGCGCGAGCGCCTCTATGCTAAACCAGAGATGACAGAAGAAGATGGTAACCTCGCTGCTGAGCTGGAGCTCAAGTTTGCAGAAATGAATGGTTGGGAGGCAGAAAGCAATGCCGCACAACTTCTGCAGAACCTCGGTGTAAAGGAAGACCGCCACGACAAACTCGTTGGAGAACTCTCTAATACAGAGAAGGTGCGCGTGATGCTGGCAAAGGCACTCTTCGGCAACCCAGACAACCTCCTTCTCGATGAGCCTACCAACGACCTCGACCTCGACACAGTTGAGTGGTTGGAAGACTATCTCAGCAACATTGAACAGACCGTACTCGTAGTATCTCACGACCGTCACTTCCTCGATGCAGTAAGTACCCAGACCGTAGATATCGACTTCGGTAAGATTACTATGTTTGCAGGTAACTACTCTTTCTGGTACGAGAGTTCTCAGTTGGCTCTCCGCCAGGCTCAGAACCAGAAGATGAAGGCTGAAGAGAAGAAGAAGCAGTTGGAAGAATTCATCCGCCGATTCTCAGCTAACGTTGCTAAGAGTAAACAGACAACATCCCGCAAGAAGATGCTGGAGAAGCTGAACGTTGAAGAAATACGTCCATCAAGCCGTAAATACCCAGGCATCATCTTCCAGATGGACCGTGAGCCAGGTAACCAGATTCTGGAGGTAGAGGGATTGAAAGCATGCGACGAAGACGGAACAGTGCTCTTCGACAACGTTAACTTCAACATAGAAAAGGGCGAGAAGGTAGTATTCCTCTCTCATAACCCTAAGGCGATGACCGCACTCTTCGAAATCATCAACGGCAACCGAAAGGCTGACGCAGGTGACTACAAGTGGGGTGTTACTATCACAACAGCTTATCTCCCACTCGATAATACAGAATTCTTCCAGAGCGACAAGAACCTGGTTGACTGGTTGAGCCAGTATGGTCCAGGTAACGAAGTTGCCATGAAGGGCTACCTCGGAAGAATGCTCTTCAGCGGCGAAGAAGTACTGAAGAAGGTAAATGTCCTCTCCGGAGGTGAGAAGATGAGATGTATGATTGCACGCATGCAGTTGCAGAACGCCAACTGCCTGATTCTTGATACACCAACCAACCACTTGGACTTGGAGAGTATTCAGGCATTCAACAACAACCTGGTAGGTTTCAAGGGCAATATCCTCTTCTCTAGCCACGACCACGAATTCATCAACACCGTGGCAAACCGTATCATCGAGCTCACTCCATCAGGCACCATCGACAAGCTCATGTCTTATGATGAGTATATCTACGATGATGCTATCAAGGAGCAGAAGGCTAAGATGTACGGATTCTAA
- a CDS encoding RluA family pseudouridine synthase, producing MRQQNRKGNFSKHTNNAYGYGNPNEYEHYKVEKPAPLLEWLMENVKGPSKTKVKQTLQGRGIKVNGKTITQFDYALKPGMKVSVSKTKKNQEVFKSRYLKIVYEDRYLIVVEKNIGILSMAAGHSTLNVKTVLDDYFHKTRQNCQAHVVHRLDRDTSGLMIYAKDKQTELALEDDWHHNVYDRRYVALVSGEMEDDEGTVANWLKDNKAYITYSSDTDNGGKYAVTYYHTLERTTAHSLVEFKLETGRKNQIRVHTADMGHPVCGDIKYGNGDDPCQRLCLHAYVLCFYHPVTHQPMEFETPIPAEFRRALKNDR from the coding sequence ATGAGACAACAAAATAGAAAAGGAAATTTTAGTAAGCATACCAATAATGCTTATGGCTACGGAAACCCAAATGAATATGAGCATTACAAGGTAGAAAAACCTGCTCCGTTGCTGGAATGGCTGATGGAGAATGTGAAGGGACCTAGCAAGACCAAGGTGAAGCAGACTCTGCAGGGTAGGGGAATCAAGGTAAATGGCAAAACCATTACCCAGTTTGATTATGCCCTGAAGCCGGGTATGAAGGTGAGTGTGAGCAAGACAAAGAAGAATCAGGAGGTATTTAAAAGTAGATACCTTAAGATTGTTTATGAAGACAGATATCTGATTGTTGTCGAGAAAAACATTGGTATCTTGAGTATGGCAGCCGGTCATTCTACTCTGAATGTGAAAACGGTACTTGATGATTATTTTCATAAGACTCGCCAGAACTGCCAGGCGCATGTAGTACATCGCCTGGACCGTGATACTTCGGGCTTGATGATTTATGCCAAGGATAAGCAGACGGAGTTAGCTTTGGAGGATGATTGGCATCATAATGTGTACGACCGCAGATATGTGGCTCTGGTTTCCGGAGAGATGGAAGATGATGAAGGTACCGTTGCCAACTGGCTGAAAGATAACAAGGCCTACATTACTTACAGCAGTGATACGGATAATGGCGGCAAGTATGCTGTTACCTATTACCATACATTAGAGCGTACCACCGCTCATTCTCTGGTGGAGTTTAAACTCGAAACGGGCCGTAAGAATCAGATTCGTGTTCATACAGCTGATATGGGGCATCCGGTGTGTGGTGATATTAAGTATGGTAATGGTGATGATCCATGCCAGCGCTTGTGCCTGCATGCCTATGTGCTGTGTTTCTATCATCCCGTAACGCATCAGCCTATGGAATTTGAAACTCCGATACCGGCTGAATTCCGCAGGGCATTAAAGAATGATCGTTAA
- a CDS encoding bifunctional folylpolyglutamate synthase/dihydrofolate synthase: MNYQETVEYLFTSTPVFEKIGAKAYKPGLDTMYKMDEHFGHPHNQYKCIHIAGTNGKGSSSHTLAAILQSQGYKVGLFTSPHLVDFRERIRINGEMVSEEYVIDFVENNRKFFEPLHPSFFELTTMMAFQYFAEQKVDFAVIEVGLGGRLDSTNIITPILSVITNISFDHTQFLGNTLGEIAGEKAGIIKPKIPVVIGEWNEETQPVFIKKAHEQNSPIHFAHETDADMNFELKGNYQKKNFCTISAAVECLKEEGIEIKDQSIKNGFEHVCELTGLRGRWEKLNEHPLTICDTGHNLAGWEYLEPQIASVKADTKHIVFGMVDDKDVEHVMELLEKLPKESTIFYWTQPSTKRAIPVDKLFGYAQKHGLNGTCYQTIAQAFNTAKANAKKDDFIFIGGSSYVVADLLSESF, encoded by the coding sequence ATGAATTATCAAGAAACTGTTGAATATCTTTTCACCAGCACGCCGGTTTTTGAAAAGATTGGAGCCAAGGCATACAAACCTGGGCTTGATACGATGTATAAAATGGATGAACACTTCGGACATCCTCATAACCAATATAAATGTATCCACATTGCAGGAACCAACGGAAAAGGTTCATCATCCCATACCCTTGCAGCAATCCTGCAGAGCCAGGGCTATAAGGTCGGCCTGTTCACATCTCCACATCTTGTAGATTTCAGAGAACGCATTCGCATAAATGGTGAGATGGTAAGCGAAGAGTATGTAATCGACTTTGTAGAAAACAACCGGAAATTCTTCGAACCGCTACATCCTTCGTTCTTTGAACTGACCACCATGATGGCATTTCAGTATTTTGCAGAACAAAAGGTAGACTTTGCCGTCATCGAAGTTGGATTGGGAGGAAGACTGGATAGTACCAACATCATCACTCCTATCCTATCCGTTATCACGAACATCAGTTTTGACCACACCCAATTTCTCGGGAATACACTCGGCGAGATTGCAGGCGAAAAGGCGGGTATCATCAAGCCAAAGATTCCTGTCGTTATTGGCGAATGGAACGAAGAGACCCAACCTGTGTTCATCAAGAAAGCCCATGAACAGAATTCTCCTATCCATTTTGCACATGAAACTGACGCAGACATGAACTTCGAACTGAAAGGCAACTATCAGAAAAAGAACTTCTGCACCATATCCGCAGCCGTAGAATGCCTGAAGGAAGAAGGAATAGAAATCAAAGATCAAAGCATAAAGAACGGCTTCGAACATGTATGCGAGCTGACAGGCTTACGTGGCAGATGGGAAAAACTCAACGAGCACCCTCTCACCATCTGTGATACGGGACATAACCTTGCCGGATGGGAGTATCTGGAACCTCAGATTGCATCCGTCAAAGCCGATACGAAACATATTGTCTTCGGAATGGTTGACGACAAAGATGTAGAGCATGTAATGGAACTATTAGAAAAGTTGCCAAAAGAAAGCACGATTTTCTATTGGACACAGCCATCAACCAAAAGAGCGATTCCTGTAGACAAATTATTCGGATACGCACAAAAGCACGGCTTAAACGGAACATGCTATCAAACTATCGCACAGGCATTTAACACAGCAAAAGCAAACGCAAAAAAAGATGATTTTATCTTTATTGGCGGATCAAGTTACGTCGTTGCCGATTTGCTATCAGAATCGTTTTAG
- a CDS encoding outer membrane beta-barrel protein, which yields MIRMKKLAIAALALVVSTAAHAQFESGKQYIGASMTGLNLSYNGSQDLNLGIQAKAGYFVEDDWMLLGQVEYNHSGLEGVKDYFSVGAQARYYIEQNGLYLGGGVKLAHSGGYNDFMPGLEVGYAFFLGKSVTLEPAVYYDQSFKKHVDYSTVGLKLGIGIYL from the coding sequence ATGATACGAATGAAAAAATTAGCTATTGCAGCATTGGCACTTGTCGTTTCGACAGCTGCCCATGCTCAGTTTGAAAGTGGAAAACAGTATATAGGTGCGTCGATGACGGGCTTAAACTTGAGTTATAATGGCTCTCAGGACCTCAATCTCGGTATTCAGGCTAAGGCTGGATACTTCGTAGAAGACGATTGGATGCTGTTGGGGCAGGTAGAATATAATCATTCTGGTCTTGAAGGCGTGAAGGATTATTTCTCTGTCGGTGCCCAGGCACGTTATTATATCGAGCAGAATGGTCTGTATCTGGGTGGCGGCGTAAAGTTGGCTCATTCCGGAGGTTATAATGATTTCATGCCAGGGCTAGAGGTAGGTTATGCTTTCTTCCTCGGCAAGTCGGTTACCCTCGAGCCAGCTGTCTACTACGATCAGAGTTTCAAGAAGCATGTAGATTATTCTACTGTAGGTTTGAAACTGGGTATTGGTATTTATCTCTAA
- a CDS encoding glycoside hydrolase family 10 protein: protein MKRFKIFFIVLCSVLAAKAQSIVFNNQVPKHEVRAVWLTTIGGIDWPHSYAQSSYSAEKQKKELTDILDRLQLAKINTVLIQTRVRGTMIYPSAYEPWDGCLSGFPGRSPGYDALQFAIDECHKRGMELHAWVVTIPVGKWNALGCKTLRQKMPKLIKKIGADGYMDPENSRTGDYLANICREITHKYNVDGIHLDYIRYPETWNIKVSREQGRRYITNIVRKIHDAVKAEKPWVKMSCSPVGKYDDLSRYRSFGWNAYTKVCQDAQGWLKSGLMDELFPMMYFKNEHFYPFAIDWQEQSHGKIVVPGLGIYFLDPKEGKWNINDVTAEMYHIRNLGMGYAFFRNKFLLDNKQGILDFTQRFNPYPSLVPPMTWASKNQPEQPQQLSVITTDNKVSVSWSNPSNYTDGTNIATPYIYNNVYASKKYPVDITDARNLVAARIIGNSFKIENPDAKHLFVAVTSMDGYGIESLPTQEKEEENQLFSKSTGAAKLLECDGKKVYLAETTKNLVFDVLMIETLQGCDILYLHAKDNTLDVRNLKEGIYRVVSINKKGYRHTLGTFKMKKNCFFSKKVAKKFGGIKK from the coding sequence ATGAAGAGATTTAAGATATTTTTTATCGTTTTATGCTCTGTTTTGGCCGCAAAAGCCCAGAGTATCGTGTTCAATAACCAGGTGCCGAAACATGAAGTAAGAGCTGTATGGCTGACAACCATAGGAGGTATCGACTGGCCACACTCTTATGCCCAGTCTTCTTATTCTGCCGAAAAGCAGAAAAAGGAGCTTACTGATATACTGGACCGGTTACAGCTGGCTAAAATCAACACCGTACTGATACAGACCCGCGTAAGAGGTACCATGATTTATCCGTCGGCATACGAACCTTGGGATGGATGTCTGTCAGGATTTCCGGGCAGAAGTCCGGGCTATGATGCCCTGCAGTTTGCCATCGACGAATGCCATAAGCGCGGTATGGAACTGCATGCCTGGGTGGTAACCATCCCTGTAGGAAAATGGAACGCACTCGGCTGCAAAACCCTCAGACAGAAGATGCCGAAACTCATCAAGAAAATTGGAGCCGACGGATACATGGATCCGGAAAACAGTCGGACTGGTGATTATCTAGCAAACATCTGCAGGGAAATTACACATAAATATAATGTAGACGGTATTCACCTCGACTATATCCGTTACCCTGAAACCTGGAACATCAAAGTGAGCCGGGAACAGGGACGCCGGTATATCACCAACATCGTAAGAAAGATTCACGATGCAGTGAAGGCTGAAAAACCTTGGGTAAAAATGAGCTGCTCACCTGTAGGAAAGTATGATGACCTGAGCAGATACCGGAGTTTTGGCTGGAATGCATACACGAAGGTCTGTCAGGATGCACAGGGCTGGCTCAAGAGCGGTCTGATGGACGAACTCTTCCCTATGATGTATTTCAAGAACGAACACTTTTATCCGTTTGCCATCGACTGGCAGGAACAGAGCCATGGCAAGATTGTGGTTCCAGGACTGGGCATCTACTTTCTCGATCCGAAAGAAGGAAAGTGGAACATCAATGACGTGACGGCAGAAATGTATCACATCCGAAACCTCGGAATGGGATATGCATTCTTCAGAAACAAGTTTCTTCTGGACAACAAACAGGGTATCCTCGACTTTACCCAACGTTTCAATCCATACCCATCATTGGTTCCGCCGATGACCTGGGCAAGCAAGAACCAACCGGAACAGCCACAACAATTATCGGTAATCACCACCGATAACAAGGTATCAGTTTCCTGGAGCAATCCTTCAAACTATACGGATGGCACTAACATCGCAACCCCTTATATATATAATAATGTATACGCGAGCAAGAAATATCCGGTTGACATCACCGATGCACGCAACCTGGTTGCCGCACGAATCATAGGAAATTCGTTCAAAATAGAAAATCCTGATGCAAAACATCTGTTTGTTGCCGTAACTTCAATGGACGGATATGGCATAGAAAGTCTGCCAACCCAAGAAAAAGAGGAAGAGAATCAACTTTTTTCCAAAAGCACAGGAGCTGCGAAATTACTCGAATGTGACGGAAAGAAGGTATATCTAGCAGAAACTACCAAAAATCTCGTTTTTGACGTTCTGATGATCGAAACCCTGCAAGGATGCGATATTCTGTACCTCCATGCAAAAGATAACACGCTAGATGTAAGAAACTTAAAGGAGGGTATCTACCGCGTGGTAAGCATCAACAAGAAGGGGTATAGACATACATTAGGAACCTTCAAGATGAAGAAAAATTGTTTTTTTTCGAAAAAAGTTGCGAAAAAATTTGGTGGAATCAAAAAATAG